A genomic window from Punica granatum isolate Tunisia-2019 chromosome 2, ASM765513v2, whole genome shotgun sequence includes:
- the LOC116197768 gene encoding chaperone protein dnaJ 49-like gives MEGNKDDAIKCLKIGKDALDVGDRARALKFLTKARRLDPSLPVDDLLSKLDQGPGAKPEANSNPPPPSDQPSIRHRAQSNGPSSSSSSSTAYTEEQITIVRQIKKKKDYYEILGLEKSCAEEDVKKAYRKLSLKVHPDKNKAPGAEEAFKAVSRAFQCLSNNESRKKYDLTGSEDPVYEQRAARRGPAQGFNGFYEADFDADEIFRNFFFGGMHPATTQYRTYSFGTGMGQRNGDNGSGGFNLRMLIQLLPVLLILLLNFLPSSEPVYALSRSYPYEYKFTTQKGVNYYVKSRKFEQDYPPGSMERVGLEGKIERDYVSILAQNCRYEIQRRQWGFVTETPHCDMLRQFEAAA, from the coding sequence ATGGAAGGGAACAAAGATGATGCGATCAAGTGCCTCAAAATCGGGAAGGACGCCCTCGACGTCGGGGATCGGGCCCGTGCCCTGAAATTCCTCACCAAGGCTCGCCGTCTCGACCCTAGCTTGCCCGTCGACGATCTCCTCTCCAAACTTGATCAGGGACCCGGTGCTAAGCCTGAGGCGAATTCCAACCCCCCGCCGCCGTCGGATCAACCCTCTATCCGGCACCGTGCTCAATCGAACGGTCCATCTTCGTCTTCGTCCTCCTCGACGGCGTACACTGAGGAGCAGATCACGATTGTGAGGCaaattaagaagaagaaggattaCTACGAGATATTGGGGCTGGAGAAGAGCTGCGCGGAGGAGGATGTGAAGAAGGCTTACAGGAAGCTGTCACTGAAGGTTCACCCCGATAAGAACAAGGCCCCCGGGGCAGAGGAAGCCTTCAAGGCTGTCTCTAGGGCTTTCCAGTGCCTGAGCAACAATGAGAGCCGTAAAAAATACGACCTTACTGGCTCAGAAGATCCCGTTTATGAGCAGCGTGCTGCGAGACGGGGCCCTGCACAAGGGTTCAATGGGTTTTATGAAGCTGATTTTGATGCGGATGAGATATTTAGGAACTTCTTCTTTGGGGGGATGCACCCTGCCACTACCCAATATCGAACATACTCTTTCGGGACGGGGATGGGGCAGAGGAATGGGGATAATGGGTCTGGTGGGTTCAATTTGAGGATGCTTATTCAGTTGCTCCCTGTGCTCTTGATTCTGCTGCTGAATTTCCTACCCTCTTCAGAGCCGGTTTATGCTTTGTCACGATCTTATCCTTATGAGTACAAGTTCACGACTCAAAAGGGGGTAAATTATTATGTCAAGTCCAGAAAGTTTGAGCAGGATTATCCCCCGGGTAGTATGGAGAGAGTGGGGCTCGAAGGGAAGATTGAGAGGGATTATGTCTCGATACTTGCACAGAATTGTAGGTACGAGATCCAGAGGCGGCAGTGGGGTTTTGTGACGGAAACTCCACACTGCGATATGTTGCGGCAGTTTGAGGCAGCAGCCTGA